The Saccopteryx leptura isolate mSacLep1 chromosome 2, mSacLep1_pri_phased_curated, whole genome shotgun sequence genome has a window encoding:
- the MED1 gene encoding mediator of RNA polymerase II transcription subunit 1 isoform X5 yields the protein MKAQGETEESEKLSKMSSLLERLHAKFNQNRPWSETIKLVRQVMEKRVVMSSGGHQHLVSCLETLQKALKVTSLPAMTDRLESIARQNGLGSHLSASGTECYITSDMFYVEVQLDPAGQLCDVKVAHHGENPVSCPELVQQLSKLKTKMYLALQSLEQDLSKMAVMYWKATNAGPLDKILHGSVGYLTPRSGGHLMNLKYYASPSDLLDDKTTSPIILHENNVPRSLGMNASVTIEGTSAMYKLPIAPLIMGSHPVDNKWTPSFSSITSANSVDLPACFFLKFPQPIPVSRAFVQKLQNCTGIPLFETQPTYVPLYELITQFELSKDPDPIPLNHNMRFYAALPGQQHCYFLNKDAPLPDGRSLQGTLISKITFQHPGRVPLILNLIRHQVAYNTLIGSCVKRTILKEDSPGLLQFEVCPLSESRFSVSFQHPVNDSLVCVVMDVQDSTHVSCKLYKGLSDALICTDDFIAKVVQRCMSIPVTMRAIRRKAETIQADTPALSLIAETVEDMVKKNLPPASSPGYGMTTGNNPMSGTTTPTNTFPGGPITTLFNMSMSIKDRHESVGHGEDFSKVSQNPILTSLLQITGNGGSTIGSSPTPPHHTPPPVSSMAGNTKNHPMLMNLLKDNPAQDFSTLYGCSPLERQNSSSGSPRMEMCSGSNKTKKKKSSRLLPDKPKHQTEDDFQRELFSMDVDSQNPIFDVNMTADTLDTPHITPAPSQCSTPPTTYPQPVPHPQPSIQRMVRLSSSDSIGPDVTDILSDIAEEASKLPSSSDDCPPIGTPVRDSSSSGHSQSALFDPDVFQTNNNENPYTDPADLIADAAGSPSSDSPTNHFFPDGVDFNPDLLNSQSQSGFGEEYFDESSQSGDNDDFKGFASQALNTLGVPMLGGDNGETKFKGNSQADTVDFSIIAVAGKALGSADLMEHHSGSQSPLLTTGDLGKDKTQKRVKEGNGTSNSSLTGPGLESKPGKRSRTPSNDGKSKDKPPKRKKADTEGKSPSHSSTRPFTPPTSTGGSKSPGSSGRSQTPPGVATPPIPKITIQIPKGTVMVGKPSSHSQYTSSGSVSSSGSKSHHSHSSSSSSSSASNSGKMKSSKSEGSSSSKLSSSIYSSQGSSGSSQSKTSSQSGGKPGSSPITKHGLSSSSSSTKMKLQGKPSSLMNPNLSKPNISPSHSRPPGGSDKLASPMKPIPGTPPSSKAKSPISSGSGGSHMSGTGSSTGMKSSSGLGSSGSLKTPPSSNSCTASSSFSSSGSSMSSSQNQHGSSKGKSPSRNKKPSLTAVIDKLKHGVVTSGPGGEDPMDGQMGVSTNSSHPMSSKHNMSGGEFQGKREKSDKDKSKVSTSGGSVDSSKKTSESKNVGSTGVAKIIISKHDGGSPSIKAKVTLQKPGESSGEGLRPQMASSKNYGSPLISGSTPKHERGSPSHSKSPAYTPQNLDSESESGSSIAEKSYQNSPSSDDGIRPLPEYSTEKHKKHKKEKKKVKDKDRDRDRDKDRDKKKSHSIKPESWSKSPISSDQSLSMTSNTILSTDRPSRLSPDFMMGEEDDDLMDVALIGN from the exons TAACATCTTTACCAGCAATGACTGACCGTTTGGAGTCTATAGCAAGACAGAATGG ACTGGGCTCTCATCTCAGTGCCAGTGGCACTGAATGTTACATCACGTCAGATATGTTCTATGTGGAGGTGCAGTTAGATCCTGCAGGACAGCTTTGTGATGTAAAAGTGGCTCACCATGGGGAGAATCCTGTG AGCTGTCCAGAACTTGTACAGCAGCTAAG CAAACTGAAGACTAAAATGTACTTGGCTCTCCAATCCTTAGAACAGGATCTATCTAAAATGGCAGTCATGTATTG GAAAGCAACCAATGCTGGTCCCTTAGATAAGATTCTTCATGGAAGTGTTGGCTATCTCACTCCAAGAAGTGGGG gTCATTTAATGAACTTGAAGTACTATGCTTCTCCTTCTGACCTGCTGGATGATAAGACTACATCTCCAATCATTTTGCATGAGAATAATG TTCCTCGATCTTTGGGCATGAATGCATCAGTGACAATTGAAGGAACATCTGCTATGTATAAACTCCCAATTGCACCATTAATTATGGGGTCACATCCAGTTGACAACAAATG gaccccctccttctcctcaatCACCAGTGCCAACAGTGTTGATCTTCCTGCCTGTTTCTTCTTGAAATTTCCTCAGCCAATCCCGGTATCTAGAGCATTTGTTCAGAAACTTCAGAACTGCACAG GAATTCCTTTGTTTGAAACTCAACCAACTTATGTACCCTTGTATGAACTGATCACTCAGTTTGAGCTGTCAAAGGACCCTGACCCCATACCTTTGAATCACAACATGCGGTTTTATGCT GCTCTTCCAGGTCAGCAGCACTGCTATTTCCTCAACAAGGATGCTCCTCTTCCAGATGGCAGAAGTCTACAGGGAACCCTCATTAGCAAAATCACCTTTCAGCACCCTGGCCGGGTTCCTCTTATCCTAAATCTGATCAGACACCAAGTGGCTTATAATACCCTAATTGGAAGCTGTGTCAAAAGAACTATTCTGAAAGAAG ATTCTCCTGGGCTCCTCCAATTTGAAGTGTGTCCCCTCTCAGAGTCCCGTTTCAGTGtatcttttcaacatcctgtGAATGACTCCCTGGTGTGTG TGGTAATGGATGTGCAGGACTCAACACATGTGAGCTGTAAACTCTACAAGGGGCTGTCAGATGCACTCATCTGCACAGATGACTTCATTGCCAAAGTTGTTCAAAG ATGTATGTCCATCCCTGTGACGATGAGGGCTATTCGGAGGAAGGCTGAAACCATTCAGGCCGACACCCCAGCACTGTCCCTCATTGCAGAGACAGTTGAAGACATGGTGAAAAAGAACCTGCCCCCGGCTAGCAGCCCAGGGTATGGCATGACCACAGGCAACAACCCAATGAGTGGTACCACTACACCAACCAACACCTTTCCGGGGGGTCCCATTACCACCTTGTTTAATATGAGCATGAGCATCAAAGATCGGCATGAGTCGGTGGGCCATGGGGAGGACTTCAGCAAGGTGTCTCAGAACCCAATTCTTACCAGTTTGTTGCAAATCACAGGGAACGGGGGGTCTACCATTGGCTCGAGTCCGACCCCTCCTCATCACACGCCGCCACCTGTCTCTTCGATGGCCGGCAACACCAAGAACCACCCGATGCTCATGAACCTTCTTAAAGATAATCCTGCCCAGGATTTCTCAACCCTTTATGGATGCAGCCCTTTAGAAAGGCAGAACTCCTCTTCCGGCTCACCCCGGATGGAAATGTGCTCGGGAAGCAAcaagacaaagaagaagaagTCATCAAGATTACTACCTGATAAACCCAAGCACCAGACTGAAGATGACTTTCAGAGGGAGTTGTTTTCAATGGATGTTGACTCACAGAACCCTATCTTTGATGTCAACATGACAGCTGACACGCTGGATACACCACACATCACTCCAGCTCCAAGCCAGTGTAGCACCCCCCCAACAACTTACCCACAACCAGTACCTCACCCCCAACCCAGTATTCAAAGGATGGTCCGACTATCCAGTTCAGACAGCATTGGTCCAGATGTAACTGATATCCTTTCAGACATTGCAGAAGAAGCCTCTAAGCTTCCCAGCTCTAGTGATGATTGCCCACCCATTGGTACCCCTGTTCGAGATTCTTCAAGCTCTGGGCATTCTCAGAGTGCCCTCTTTGACCCTGATGTCTTTCAAACCAATAATAATGAAAATCCATACACTGATCCAGCTGATCTTATTGCAGATGCTGCTGGAAGCCCCAGTAGTGACTCTCCTACCAATCATTTTTTTCCTGATGGAGTAGATTTCAATCCTGATTTATTGAACAGCCAGAGCCAAAGTGGTTTTGGAGAAGAATACTTTGATGAAAGCAGCCAAAGTGGAGATAATGATGATTTCAAAGGATTTGCATCTCAGGCACTGAATACTCTGGGGGTGCCAATGCTTGGAGGTGATAACGGGGAGACTAAGTTTAAAGGCAATAGCCAAGCTGATACAGTTGATTTCAGTATTATAGCAGTAGCTGGTAAGGCTTTGGGTTCTGCAGATCTTATGGAGCATCACAGTGGTAGCCAGAGTCCTTTATTGACAACTGGGGACTTAGGGAAAGACAAGACTCAGAAGAGAGTAAAGGAAGGCAATGGCACCAGTAATAGTAGTCTGACGGGGCCAGGATTAGAGAGCAAACCAGGAAAGCGCAGTCGGACCCCTTCTAATGATGGTAAGAGTAAAGATAAGCCTCCAAAGCGAAAGAAGGCAGACACTGAGGGCAAGTCTCCATCTCACAGTTCTACCCGACCTTTCACCCCACCTACCAGTACAGGTGGATCCAAATCTCCAGGCAGTTCAGGAAGATCTCAGACTCCCCCAGGTGTTGCAACACCACCCATTCCCAAAATCACTATTCAGATTCCTAAGGGAACCGTGATGGTAGGCAAGCCCTCTTCTCACAGTCAGTATACCAGCAGTGGTTCTGTGTCTTCCTCAGGCAGTAAAAGCCACCATAGccattcttcctcttcttcctcatcaTCTGCTTCCAACTCAGGCAAGATGAAAAGCAGTAAATCAGAAGGTTCATCAAGTTCCAAGTTAAGTAGCAGTATATATTCTAGTCAAGGGTCTTCTGGGTCTAGCCAGTCCAAAACTTCATCCCAGTCTGGGGGGAAGCCAGGCTCCTCTCCCATTACCAAGCATGGACTGAGCAGTAGCTCCAGCAGCACCAAGATGAAACTTCAGGGGAAGCCATCTTCACTTATGAATCCTAATTTAAGTAAACCAAACATATCCCCTTCCCATTCACGGCCACCTGGAGGCTCTGATAAGCTTGCCTCTCCAATGAAGCCTATTCCTGGGACTCCCCCATCCTCTAAAGCCAAGTCCCCTATCAGTTCAGGTTCTGGTGGTTCTCATATGTCTGGAACTGGTTCAAGCACTGGCATGAAGTCATCTTCAGGGTTAGGATCCTCAGGCTCATTAAAAACTCCCCCATCATCTAATTCTTGTACAGCATCATCTTCCTTTTCCTCAAGTGGTTCTTCCATGTCATCCTCTCAGAACCAGCATGGGAGTTCCAAAGGGAAATCTCCCAGCAGAAATAAGAAGCCGTCCTTAACAGCTGTCATAGATAAACTGAAGCATGGGGTTGTCACCAGTGGCCCTGGAGGTGAAGACCCAATGGACGGCCAGATGGGGGTGAGCACAAATTCTAGCCATCCTATGTCCTCCAAGCATAACATGTCAGGGGGAGAGTTCCAGGGCAAGCGTGAGAAAAGTGATAAAGACAaatcaaaggtttccacctcGGGGGGCTCAGTGGATTCATCTAAGAAGACTTCAGAGTCAAAAAATGTGGGGAGCACGGGTGTGGCAAAAATTATCATCAGTAAGCATGATGGGGGATCCCCCAGCATTAAAGCCAAAGTGACTTTGCAGAAACCTGGGGAAAGTAGTGGAGAAGGGCTTAGGCCTCAGATGGCCTCTTCCAAAAACTATGGCTCTCCACTCATCAGTGGTTCCACTCCAAAGCATGAGCGTGGCTCTCCTAGCCATAGTAAGTCACCAGCATATACCCCCCAGAATCTGGACAGTGAAAGTGAGTCAGGCTCCTCCATAGCAGAGAAATCTTATCAGAACAGTCCCAGCTCAGATGATGGCATCCGACCACTTCCAGAATACAGCACAGAGAAGCATAagaagcacaaaaaagaaaagaagaaagtaaaagacaAAGATCGGGACCGAGATCGGGACAAAGACCGAGACAAGAAAAAATCTCATAGCATCAAGCCAGAGAGTTGGTCTAAATCACCCATCTCTTCAGACCAGTCCTTGTCTATGACAAGTAATACAATCTTATCTACAGACAGGCCCTCAAGACTCAGCCCAGACTTTATGATGGGGGAGGAAGATGATGATCTTATGGATGTAGCACTGATTGGCAATTAG
- the MED1 gene encoding mediator of RNA polymerase II transcription subunit 1 isoform X1: MKAQGETEESEKLSKMSSLLERLHAKFNQNRPWSETIKLVRQVMEKRVVMSSGGHQHLVSCLETLQKALKVTSLPAMTDRLESIARQNGLGSHLSASGTECYITSDMFYVEVQLDPAGQLCDVKVAHHGENPVSCPELVQQLREKNFDEFSKHLKGLVNLYNLPGDNKLKTKMYLALQSLEQDLSKMAVMYWKATNAGPLDKILHGSVGYLTPRSGGHLMNLKYYASPSDLLDDKTTSPIILHENNVPRSLGMNASVTIEGTSAMYKLPIAPLIMGSHPVDNKWTPSFSSITSANSVDLPACFFLKFPQPIPVSRAFVQKLQNCTGIPLFETQPTYVPLYELITQFELSKDPDPIPLNHNMRFYAALPGQQHCYFLNKDAPLPDGRSLQGTLISKITFQHPGRVPLILNLIRHQVAYNTLIGSCVKRTILKEDSPGLLQFEVCPLSESRFSVSFQHPVNDSLVCVVMDVQDSTHVSCKLYKGLSDALICTDDFIAKVVQRCMSIPVTMRAIRRKAETIQADTPALSLIAETVEDMVKKNLPPASSPGYGMTTGNNPMSGTTTPTNTFPGGPITTLFNMSMSIKDRHESVGHGEDFSKVSQNPILTSLLQITGNGGSTIGSSPTPPHHTPPPVSSMAGNTKNHPMLMNLLKDNPAQDFSTLYGCSPLERQNSSSGSPRMEMCSGSNKTKKKKSSRLLPDKPKHQTEDDFQRELFSMDVDSQNPIFDVNMTADTLDTPHITPAPSQCSTPPTTYPQPVPHPQPSIQRMVRLSSSDSIGPDVTDILSDIAEEASKLPSSSDDCPPIGTPVRDSSSSGHSQSALFDPDVFQTNNNENPYTDPADLIADAAGSPSSDSPTNHFFPDGVDFNPDLLNSQSQSGFGEEYFDESSQSGDNDDFKGFASQALNTLGVPMLGGDNGETKFKGNSQADTVDFSIIAVAGKALGSADLMEHHSGSQSPLLTTGDLGKDKTQKRVKEGNGTSNSSLTGPGLESKPGKRSRTPSNDGKSKDKPPKRKKADTEGKSPSHSSTRPFTPPTSTGGSKSPGSSGRSQTPPGVATPPIPKITIQIPKGTVMVGKPSSHSQYTSSGSVSSSGSKSHHSHSSSSSSSSASNSGKMKSSKSEGSSSSKLSSSIYSSQGSSGSSQSKTSSQSGGKPGSSPITKHGLSSSSSSTKMKLQGKPSSLMNPNLSKPNISPSHSRPPGGSDKLASPMKPIPGTPPSSKAKSPISSGSGGSHMSGTGSSTGMKSSSGLGSSGSLKTPPSSNSCTASSSFSSSGSSMSSSQNQHGSSKGKSPSRNKKPSLTAVIDKLKHGVVTSGPGGEDPMDGQMGVSTNSSHPMSSKHNMSGGEFQGKREKSDKDKSKVSTSGGSVDSSKKTSESKNVGSTGVAKIIISKHDGGSPSIKAKVTLQKPGESSGEGLRPQMASSKNYGSPLISGSTPKHERGSPSHSKSPAYTPQNLDSESESGSSIAEKSYQNSPSSDDGIRPLPEYSTEKHKKHKKEKKKVKDKDRDRDRDKDRDKKKSHSIKPESWSKSPISSDQSLSMTSNTILSTDRPSRLSPDFMMGEEDDDLMDVALIGN, from the exons TAACATCTTTACCAGCAATGACTGACCGTTTGGAGTCTATAGCAAGACAGAATGG ACTGGGCTCTCATCTCAGTGCCAGTGGCACTGAATGTTACATCACGTCAGATATGTTCTATGTGGAGGTGCAGTTAGATCCTGCAGGACAGCTTTGTGATGTAAAAGTGGCTCACCATGGGGAGAATCCTGTG AGCTGTCCAGAACTTGTACAGCAGCTAAG ggaaaaaaattttgatgAATTTTCTAAGCACCTTAAGGGTCTTGTTAATCTTTATAATCTTCCAGGAGACAa CAAACTGAAGACTAAAATGTACTTGGCTCTCCAATCCTTAGAACAGGATCTATCTAAAATGGCAGTCATGTATTG GAAAGCAACCAATGCTGGTCCCTTAGATAAGATTCTTCATGGAAGTGTTGGCTATCTCACTCCAAGAAGTGGGG gTCATTTAATGAACTTGAAGTACTATGCTTCTCCTTCTGACCTGCTGGATGATAAGACTACATCTCCAATCATTTTGCATGAGAATAATG TTCCTCGATCTTTGGGCATGAATGCATCAGTGACAATTGAAGGAACATCTGCTATGTATAAACTCCCAATTGCACCATTAATTATGGGGTCACATCCAGTTGACAACAAATG gaccccctccttctcctcaatCACCAGTGCCAACAGTGTTGATCTTCCTGCCTGTTTCTTCTTGAAATTTCCTCAGCCAATCCCGGTATCTAGAGCATTTGTTCAGAAACTTCAGAACTGCACAG GAATTCCTTTGTTTGAAACTCAACCAACTTATGTACCCTTGTATGAACTGATCACTCAGTTTGAGCTGTCAAAGGACCCTGACCCCATACCTTTGAATCACAACATGCGGTTTTATGCT GCTCTTCCAGGTCAGCAGCACTGCTATTTCCTCAACAAGGATGCTCCTCTTCCAGATGGCAGAAGTCTACAGGGAACCCTCATTAGCAAAATCACCTTTCAGCACCCTGGCCGGGTTCCTCTTATCCTAAATCTGATCAGACACCAAGTGGCTTATAATACCCTAATTGGAAGCTGTGTCAAAAGAACTATTCTGAAAGAAG ATTCTCCTGGGCTCCTCCAATTTGAAGTGTGTCCCCTCTCAGAGTCCCGTTTCAGTGtatcttttcaacatcctgtGAATGACTCCCTGGTGTGTG TGGTAATGGATGTGCAGGACTCAACACATGTGAGCTGTAAACTCTACAAGGGGCTGTCAGATGCACTCATCTGCACAGATGACTTCATTGCCAAAGTTGTTCAAAG ATGTATGTCCATCCCTGTGACGATGAGGGCTATTCGGAGGAAGGCTGAAACCATTCAGGCCGACACCCCAGCACTGTCCCTCATTGCAGAGACAGTTGAAGACATGGTGAAAAAGAACCTGCCCCCGGCTAGCAGCCCAGGGTATGGCATGACCACAGGCAACAACCCAATGAGTGGTACCACTACACCAACCAACACCTTTCCGGGGGGTCCCATTACCACCTTGTTTAATATGAGCATGAGCATCAAAGATCGGCATGAGTCGGTGGGCCATGGGGAGGACTTCAGCAAGGTGTCTCAGAACCCAATTCTTACCAGTTTGTTGCAAATCACAGGGAACGGGGGGTCTACCATTGGCTCGAGTCCGACCCCTCCTCATCACACGCCGCCACCTGTCTCTTCGATGGCCGGCAACACCAAGAACCACCCGATGCTCATGAACCTTCTTAAAGATAATCCTGCCCAGGATTTCTCAACCCTTTATGGATGCAGCCCTTTAGAAAGGCAGAACTCCTCTTCCGGCTCACCCCGGATGGAAATGTGCTCGGGAAGCAAcaagacaaagaagaagaagTCATCAAGATTACTACCTGATAAACCCAAGCACCAGACTGAAGATGACTTTCAGAGGGAGTTGTTTTCAATGGATGTTGACTCACAGAACCCTATCTTTGATGTCAACATGACAGCTGACACGCTGGATACACCACACATCACTCCAGCTCCAAGCCAGTGTAGCACCCCCCCAACAACTTACCCACAACCAGTACCTCACCCCCAACCCAGTATTCAAAGGATGGTCCGACTATCCAGTTCAGACAGCATTGGTCCAGATGTAACTGATATCCTTTCAGACATTGCAGAAGAAGCCTCTAAGCTTCCCAGCTCTAGTGATGATTGCCCACCCATTGGTACCCCTGTTCGAGATTCTTCAAGCTCTGGGCATTCTCAGAGTGCCCTCTTTGACCCTGATGTCTTTCAAACCAATAATAATGAAAATCCATACACTGATCCAGCTGATCTTATTGCAGATGCTGCTGGAAGCCCCAGTAGTGACTCTCCTACCAATCATTTTTTTCCTGATGGAGTAGATTTCAATCCTGATTTATTGAACAGCCAGAGCCAAAGTGGTTTTGGAGAAGAATACTTTGATGAAAGCAGCCAAAGTGGAGATAATGATGATTTCAAAGGATTTGCATCTCAGGCACTGAATACTCTGGGGGTGCCAATGCTTGGAGGTGATAACGGGGAGACTAAGTTTAAAGGCAATAGCCAAGCTGATACAGTTGATTTCAGTATTATAGCAGTAGCTGGTAAGGCTTTGGGTTCTGCAGATCTTATGGAGCATCACAGTGGTAGCCAGAGTCCTTTATTGACAACTGGGGACTTAGGGAAAGACAAGACTCAGAAGAGAGTAAAGGAAGGCAATGGCACCAGTAATAGTAGTCTGACGGGGCCAGGATTAGAGAGCAAACCAGGAAAGCGCAGTCGGACCCCTTCTAATGATGGTAAGAGTAAAGATAAGCCTCCAAAGCGAAAGAAGGCAGACACTGAGGGCAAGTCTCCATCTCACAGTTCTACCCGACCTTTCACCCCACCTACCAGTACAGGTGGATCCAAATCTCCAGGCAGTTCAGGAAGATCTCAGACTCCCCCAGGTGTTGCAACACCACCCATTCCCAAAATCACTATTCAGATTCCTAAGGGAACCGTGATGGTAGGCAAGCCCTCTTCTCACAGTCAGTATACCAGCAGTGGTTCTGTGTCTTCCTCAGGCAGTAAAAGCCACCATAGccattcttcctcttcttcctcatcaTCTGCTTCCAACTCAGGCAAGATGAAAAGCAGTAAATCAGAAGGTTCATCAAGTTCCAAGTTAAGTAGCAGTATATATTCTAGTCAAGGGTCTTCTGGGTCTAGCCAGTCCAAAACTTCATCCCAGTCTGGGGGGAAGCCAGGCTCCTCTCCCATTACCAAGCATGGACTGAGCAGTAGCTCCAGCAGCACCAAGATGAAACTTCAGGGGAAGCCATCTTCACTTATGAATCCTAATTTAAGTAAACCAAACATATCCCCTTCCCATTCACGGCCACCTGGAGGCTCTGATAAGCTTGCCTCTCCAATGAAGCCTATTCCTGGGACTCCCCCATCCTCTAAAGCCAAGTCCCCTATCAGTTCAGGTTCTGGTGGTTCTCATATGTCTGGAACTGGTTCAAGCACTGGCATGAAGTCATCTTCAGGGTTAGGATCCTCAGGCTCATTAAAAACTCCCCCATCATCTAATTCTTGTACAGCATCATCTTCCTTTTCCTCAAGTGGTTCTTCCATGTCATCCTCTCAGAACCAGCATGGGAGTTCCAAAGGGAAATCTCCCAGCAGAAATAAGAAGCCGTCCTTAACAGCTGTCATAGATAAACTGAAGCATGGGGTTGTCACCAGTGGCCCTGGAGGTGAAGACCCAATGGACGGCCAGATGGGGGTGAGCACAAATTCTAGCCATCCTATGTCCTCCAAGCATAACATGTCAGGGGGAGAGTTCCAGGGCAAGCGTGAGAAAAGTGATAAAGACAaatcaaaggtttccacctcGGGGGGCTCAGTGGATTCATCTAAGAAGACTTCAGAGTCAAAAAATGTGGGGAGCACGGGTGTGGCAAAAATTATCATCAGTAAGCATGATGGGGGATCCCCCAGCATTAAAGCCAAAGTGACTTTGCAGAAACCTGGGGAAAGTAGTGGAGAAGGGCTTAGGCCTCAGATGGCCTCTTCCAAAAACTATGGCTCTCCACTCATCAGTGGTTCCACTCCAAAGCATGAGCGTGGCTCTCCTAGCCATAGTAAGTCACCAGCATATACCCCCCAGAATCTGGACAGTGAAAGTGAGTCAGGCTCCTCCATAGCAGAGAAATCTTATCAGAACAGTCCCAGCTCAGATGATGGCATCCGACCACTTCCAGAATACAGCACAGAGAAGCATAagaagcacaaaaaagaaaagaagaaagtaaaagacaAAGATCGGGACCGAGATCGGGACAAAGACCGAGACAAGAAAAAATCTCATAGCATCAAGCCAGAGAGTTGGTCTAAATCACCCATCTCTTCAGACCAGTCCTTGTCTATGACAAGTAATACAATCTTATCTACAGACAGGCCCTCAAGACTCAGCCCAGACTTTATGATGGGGGAGGAAGATGATGATCTTATGGATGTAGCACTGATTGGCAATTAG